The DNA region aatttcccccattgggggatgaataaagtatttttctattctattctattctattctattctattctatttaagTAGCGCACTTACTTGTATTATATATAAATCAACAGTCACTGAATCTTCACTTTAAgctcaaacttctttaaaacaGCGAGGGAGACAAACCCCAGACCCAGCCCCAGTCCTACCCCCAGCCGGCGGGAGCCTCAGTCCCTGTGGAGCAGGTCCAGTCAGAGCCAGGCTTCccttgctgcgaccacaactcCAACTCAGATCCCAGCGACCCCGGCCCCGGCCCTGGCTCCTGCCCCGGCCCTGGCTCCTGCCCCGGCTCCTGCAGCCACAGCTACTGGAGGTATGTTTTCCTGCCACCAGGTGGCAGAACTTGAAAAGTGCAGCATTCCCAAACCATAAGTGACCCTGTGAGTGTGACACTTCTCCACGTCTCTCCTCTTGGTGTTGGTCAGCTTTCAGTCGGATGGCGTCGATCAGCAGCCTGTTTCGCTCCCACCGCCGGGGCACCAACCAGGGCACCAACCAGGCCCCCAACCAGGCCCCCCCAGCGGGTAATCCTCCACCTGCAGGAGGAAATCCATGTAAGGCCGAAACCTCAGAAACTGATCCGGTACAGCGTCAGCCTGACTGACGAGTTGAACGGGTGCTTTGAATAGAAAGGTTGGAAAAGATAAACCAGGTGGTCAAAGTAGTCGAATTAGCAGGTGAAAAGGAAGTCCTGGATGTGGAGCAGCCCAAAAACTTTCCTCTTATTGTCTTTTCTGATTAGCTTTTCCTTGAGTTTTGATCACAGTTGTAAAATCTTTCAACTGCTAAGAAGCTGAAACATTCCCCCCAACAACAAGTGAACTGAGGAATCCTTTAATGAGTGAAACGTCTATAACAACCGAGAAAGAAACGAGTCCAGCTGAAAAATAAAGGAACGAACCATCATTTGATGACGTCACCTTTTTCCGAGCTCATCCCGTCGTCTCTTTGTGTTGCAGGCCTGAAATGGAAGAAATGTTCACAAGGGAATTTAAATTTTCTCCGTTTTTAGCTTTGTAATTTAACCAAACTGCATTTCTCTGTATGTTCAACAGGGGGGATGGCAGCTCTGTCTGAAACACCAACAGAAAGTAAGATGGCTGTcttcatattttatttaattaagtTAAACGATGCTTAAAACCATTGAGAAATCTTTAGGAAAAGGCTGTGACTGTgaggttaaaggataagaccggttttttgacattgggcccttgatttcacattataacatgatgttctactcacccctgcttgttgttgaacatttggagctgttccgaagatattcgcgaggcgtctggctgctctcttgagatattcggccatgaaacggtttcctatggccgaatgaataaataggcagcaggtctgtgggctgtctgtggcagtagcacgacgaggacgtcagtaacacccactttacgacaaaaaaatcaaaattacaataacccggatttttttaagtaagcgacgcacctccacgttatcagtgctagtgtacagtaattaataaattataaacagcatagtttgtgcctgtataagcttgcccataggaaaccgtttcatggccgaatatcgcaagagagcagccagacgcctcgcgaatatcttcggaacagctccaaatgaccaacaacaagcaggggtgagtagaacatcatgttataatgtgaaatcaagggcccaatgtcaaaaaaccggtcttatcctttaatgttaGCTTTCAGAGTTAAAACAAAGTGCACGAGTTGAATGTTTTAATCTGGAACCCTTGACTGTGCCCACCTGTGAGCCTCTAATGATGATTTCTGATTGGTTAGTCAACCCCAGCCTCTTCCTGGACACACCCACTCCGGGCACCATGACTCAGGCTCCTGCTTTCCCCGCCTGTGAGTCAGAGCAGCTTCTTCTTTGTCTCCTTTCCATATTTAAAGAATTAAAGAAAAGCATTAAAGAAAACACACTCGTattgtttgattgattgatttaaatttaaataaatttgatttgattgattgatttatttaaatttaaataaatttgatttgatttatttaaatttaaataaatttgatttgattgatttatctaaatttaaataaatttgatttgatttgattgatttatttaaatttaaataaatttggTTTGATTGgtttatttcaatttaatacatttgatttgattgattgatttaaacTTGATTAGattgatttatttacatttaaatacatttgatttgatttatttatttccttccCAGTGAGAGAAATCAACCTGGACAGCATCCAGGCTCCGGAGccgaggagcagagaggagttCCTGCAGTGTGAGTCTCAGTGTTTCATTAAGCGTTCAGGTCCACATGTTAATGATGGAGTTAACTGACCTCTGAATACTTTTCCTTAGATTCTGTGAGCTTGACCCTTGACCCCAACACGGCCCACAGGCGGCTGGTTCTGTCCGAGGGCGACACCAAAGCCACCCTGCAGGGGGCGGCGCAGCCTTGCCCCGACGTCGCGCAGCGCTTTGACGGCTGGACGCAGGTGCTGTGCCAGAGCCCGCTGTGCGCGCAGCGCTGCTACTGGGAGGCGGAGTGGAGGGGCCGCGGCTCCTCCGTGGGCGTGGCCTACGGGGCGCTCAGCAGGAAGGGCTCGGACGCCAGGTCGGGGCTGGGCTACAACGCCCAGTCCTGGACTCTGGAGCTGTCGGACACCTGCTGCTCAGCCATGCACGACAACGAGAAGAAGGACATCCCCGTCACCTACTCCCCGCGCCTGGGTGTCTACCTGGATCTGTCCGCGGGGACGCTGGCCTTCTACAGCGTCGCAGACAGCATGACGCCCTTACACGTCTTCCGAGCCAACTTCACCCAGCCGCTCTACGCCGCCTTCGGGGTGGGCAGTGGAGTCGGGGTGGGTCTGGACTTCGCGCTCGGACAGTTCTCGTCGAGCTCTGACAGCATCAAGATCTGTTCACTGTGAGGTCCAAACAGCCGACTTTCAAGATCAACGCTGATTAAATCCATTTTAAATTGGTTCCAGGTCCTTCCCTTTGCTTTACCCCACGTTAGGGGGGGTAAGGTGCCCCTTTTCTTCTGGGGTATTCAGGTAAACTGGTCATCCTAAAGCCTAAATCATTGGGACAGCAGCCCACCTGAAAGGATGGAAAAACAAAGGAGAGGAACTGGAACTGGGACTAAAAGTTCCTCaaatctgatttttttattttattaacttaaaTGCACTTAAAGGGGagttttttgttgctgttgtttttcagaGATAATACAGCCTCTGattaaggcattatctgtctttatttcaccaatactttaagaccaatgaatgaataaatgaacgcgtaactattgcactgttagctcagagctgccgtgttgttgttatccgggggtatgggggggggggcttatggggggaaataaagacagatgatgccttattcagaggctgtcttgtctatgccctgttctctctgttatatggatatacgctgatctccagtgatctaaatatcttccgaaggacgccgactttcaccaaactgttatcggtttaaaggtttaaaaacaacaaacttccCATTTAAGTTTCTGCTGTGTACAAAAAGCAAACATTACATCTTTATTGTAACCACATTTATAGAATTATTCAGAAGCTGTCACgtgaaaaactgaaatatttaaaaaactatTCAGTAAATTACCCTGAATTACTGGGATGTTCCTGACTTTAATAAGCTCACAGACACCACACCTCCTTCCATCGAGTCACAATAAACCGGTGAGacgtttgtttttatttatattgcttTATTTAGAAAAAGAGGCAACTCAATAATATCAACAAGGAGAGACACGAGGAAGTCACTGTACATTTCAGATTTCAGCCACAGAAAGACACAAACCTGAATCTCTGGCTTCACAGGACAGACAGGATATGAAAAAACCACTACAAATTTAAAACTTAGAAACATTAGATTCTCATTCGTTTAAATGTTGTCACATCACTTAAACATGTGCAGGTCAGATATAAGAAAACTTTTAGCTTGATATGGGTTCCCTTCATGTGGAAAGCAAAGCTGCGTCTATTAAAACCTTGTGACGAAATGTTAGCAGACATTATTCCAACAGGCACACATTATGCAAAATGTTCTTAGAAATGTTAGGATCGATATAGTTTAAACACCAAAGTCAAAGTGCATTTACTTAGTTTGGGCGACACGTTAGGAGCAGAAGCACTGAGGGTTCACTCGGGTCAAGCAAAGAAAAGCTTCATTTTTCTAATGTTTAATATATGCTGAGATACTCCCACCTGCTGTCCATTGTGCCAAAGACTTTTGGCATCATCCCCTGACGCATTTTTAACAGAAAACAAGAGCTCAAAGCAAACAGAAGTGTGAGAAGCAGGTAAAATAGTGAATTAGTGGTTTTTTCCCTCCAAACAGACCGAACAAAAACTGTGTCGCTGGCCTGAGACGAGCAAAATGACTGACACAATTCTCTTTAAAAAGGTCAAATTCTTCCAGCAAAGCGGTAAAACTTCACTGACTCGACGGGATCAGATCAGTTCTTGCCTCCACTTAAGGCCTCGTACTGttaagaaaacacacaaaacacaagGACCTGAAAGAAGAAGACCGgcccttttcttcttctctttttccgGCGCCCACTTTGGTGGCGTCCTGGCTTCCGGCCCGGCCCGCATGCTGGGCACCTGGAGGCGAGGCTGCTTCCCATGCAGACGCTCGGCCGCGGCACACGGACAGTTACCAGACATCCGTGCAACAGTGGACAACTGTGAGCTCACCATATATGTACATTAATACTAAAATCCTGGTATGTTTAGAAGCTTGGTCTATCTACACGGTTAGCTGCTAGCATGATGCTGCTCAATAACAGACTGAAGCTCTTCCAGCGCACTACACAACCAGCCCTTGGAACGCAGGACCCTGGACGCTCAATCCCTCGCTCGACCGCCATCTTCTGACCATAATAAACCTGCAGAGACCACGCTCTCCCTTCCATACGCACACCGTCCCTCATCTACTTCCACAAACCCTCCTACACTTCCAAGTTGTCCTTTCTGTCGCCTGCTTTTGAACCTTAACATCCAGGGTCCCGCAGGAGAACTATTTAGGAGGATAAACCACTCAGAGCCAAGCTATGGCCAAGCTATGGCCAAGCTATGGCCAAGCTATGGCCAAGCTAAGGCCAAGCTAAGGCCAAGCTATGGCCAAGCTAAGGCCAAGCTATGGCCAAGCTATGGCCAAGCTATGGCCAAGCTAAGGCCAAGCTAAGGCCAAGCTATGGCCAAGCTAAGGCCAAGCTATGGCCAAGCTATGGCCAAGCTATGGCCAAGCTATGGCCAAACTAAGGCCAAGCTATGGCCAAGCTATGGCCAAACTAAGGCCAAGCTATGGCCAAGCTAAGGCCAAGCTATGGCCAAGCTAAGGCCAAGCTATGGCCAAGCTAAGGCCAAGCTATGGCCAAGCTAAGGCCAAACTAAGGCCAAGCTATGGCCAAGCTATGGCCAAACTAAGGCCAAGCTATGGCCAAGCTAAGGCCAAGCTATGGCCAAGCTAAGGCCAAGCTAAGGCCAAGCTAAGGCCAAGCTAAGGCCAAGCTAAGGCCAAGCTATGGCCAAGCTATGGCCAAGCTAAGGCCAAGCTATGGCCAAGCTATGGCCAAGCTATGGCCAAGCTATGGCCAAACTAAGGCCAAGCTAAGGCCAAGCTAAGGCCAAGCTATGGCCAAGCTAAGGCCAAGCTAAGGCCAAGCTATGGCCAAGCTATGGCCAAACTAAGGCCAAGCTATGGCCAAGCTATGGCCAAACTAAGGCCAAGCTAAGGCCAAGCTAAGGCCAAGCTATGGCCAAGCTATGGCCAAGCTAAGGCCAAACTAAGGCCAAGCTAAGGCCAAGCTAAGGCCAAGCTAAGGCCAAGCTAAGGCCAAGCTAAGGCCAAGCTAAGGCCAAGCTATGGCCAAGCTATGGCCAAGCTATGGCCAAGCTATGGCCAAACTAAGGCCAAGCTAAGGCCAAGCTAAGGCCAAGCATCATGGCGGACATGAACACACCGAGACGCTGCGGCGTCGCTAAAAACAGTCAAGTTAAGTTGTGCTTTAAAATGAAGTGGTAAAAAGGAGGGATTATTCTGCCCTGGTTCTGCTCTCCAAAGGCAGAGAGACAcgaggggtggggggggctgAAAGGGACAAAGTTCAGGGTTTGGACCAACCCGCCTAACTCCGCCCGTCAGGGTTTGGCTGAGCTTCTCGGGGGGTGATGGGAGATGGAGACCAGATGCCGCCGTCGTTCTTTAAGGTTTCCCCACGCTGGCGGGGGGATAGCTAAGGAGGTGggatgaggaggaggtggggggtTACCGGCCGACCTGCTACCTGCCCGGGCTCCGATCATGGCCGGGAGGCTCTGGTTTCGCCTCAGCCCGTCCAACAGGCTCCCCCCACCCGCTGATATGAAGGTGGAGTCTGGGCGCGGCCCCGCGGCGTCAGAATCTGCGCCGTGCAGCACCTTAGCGAAGCCCAGCCTCCGCAGCCTCTCCACCAGACCCACGCTGACCGGGTCGGGTCGGGTGCGGCCCAGCTTAGAAGGCGGGACCAGGGCTTCCTGGGAGGGGCTCGGCAGGTCGGGATGTGGGGCTCGGCCCAGATTCAGCCCGTAAACGTCTTGGAGGAAAAGCTCAGCGGGACGCGAAGCCAGGAAGTTGTCGGTGGGGTGTTGGCGTGACTCCGCAGGCACCGGGGAGGGAGCAGGCGAGTGGGAGGGGGAGTTAGGAGGTGTGCTGGGCAGGAGGCGCAGCAGGGGCTGCTGGGGGGCAGGTTTCAGCAACGAAGGTGGGCTGTCGCTGGAGACGTGGGCAGAAATGCCCCGCTCCAGGACCAGCTTGGTCAGTCCGCTGGGAGGCACAGAGGGACGTTGGGGGGGGAAGGAGTCCCCCAGACTCAGTCTGCAGGGGGTCACCGGGGTGCTGGGGCCCGTCCTCATGGAGCTGGGTGTGTGGGCCAAAAGGGACGACTGCGAACTGAAGAAAGGTCAAAGGTTAGAGAGAGGGAAGCTGGGCGTTAGCAACCGTAACTAAGGAGAAAGACTCTGTACTCGTGCTTTAACCTGAATTTCCCTGGAGCCGACTCACCTTGGGGTGACCTGTGTGATGTCACTCGGGTGCAGGATGCGACAGGTTGTGATGGTGTAGGTGGAGAAGGTGGAGCTCTGGCACTTCCCCGGGTTTAGGACTGCACACAGAACCAATCAGGTCAGGAGAAACTCTCACATTAGAAAACATCTGATTCATGAatacttaaagaaaaaaagaatcaccGAATGAGGATGCTGCTGATGTGGAAATCTGACTTTGGGACTGAACGGTTGCTGGAGGAGCTCCTGGAATGGGTGGAGGCGACTGGTCACATGTCTCAGAGGCACGACGGGGTGTCGGGCAAGTGGACGGCGTCCCGGGTGATAGGGACAGGGTGGGGGGGGTCTGTCTGTCCTTTCTGTCCTCGGGTGTAGATGAACAGCGCACCTTGAAGGTaatccctccctcctcctcctcatcgaCCTCCTTCCCCTGCTCTGCTGCTCCTTTCTCAAGCACAGCAGTCCTTCTGTGTCCTTcgtcctcctcgtcctcctccatGTCAGACAGGCGGTACACGGCGTCCTGAGCCAGAGGTCGGAAACCCTTGGTCACGACACCGGGGTGTGGGTCCAGGATGGTGGCCAGGTGAGGTTTGGCGAGCTGCTGCCAGTGGTGAAGCGTCAGAGAGCCTGAGAAACAATTATTAACATGTATCAccagggccgtaaccaggatttttcaaataccgaggtcaaatctcatttgacaaaaaaaaacatcctaatatgttgactttttaaaatacagtttggaaatgtgaataaacagaggtaaatcacaagcccatcaaggaggtgaatatgtaggtgaacaagtttattataacaatgtgatcacaaaagtagagtgagtgagtgagactcagttcttcccctttcttcctctactgactctctctcttcaactctctcattctcatcctctcctgtgtcatctgttttaaaatatcatcatcaccattaatattattgttattaatattacattattatcattattagtattgtcaccaccatcaccatgcatgtgcatgacccactaaaaggtcaaatgaatgagttgggttattggtctgaccgatgtgcaaaattttagacaccatttgcaataaaatccaaatggttcattaggaaaaatgcaatcattttacctaagtaactggttgaatccacccactaaattaacatcgtagaatgtgccaaacagaccacaagatgttggctgtattttagatgtatagtctcaattcaatccattcactcaacacagagaagacataggtatcatgctgggcctgacaactagctaaatgctggtaaaacttggcttcataatgcaccatgagcagcacaactaacctcaagattgtgtcatatgagagagtacacggggtatttcattctgttattttgccccgtgtgcatcataaattgttttaagtaaaatgaaaaatataagtttctgacccagtttctattagtctgctttatttacatgtaggaagccatatagcactgaacaaaactgttgctagtgaggctgaatgaccactagccacagttggcacaaaactgtcaagccctgattaaaaaaaaaaaaaaagttagcttaacagcccaagccgtgtcacgactcccaataatttcattacaggtcactacttttttttttggaaaatcgaattgagagagagatttgtgtgcagtgtttgtgccgactggaaaacgaaatcctaaccaaggggctttgtgactgttgcttgaaatgctgaggacaatgatctagcatcctcctattcctagccgcgctttgaacgcttatgaacattatgaactgtcattctcactggcgattggcgaaatgaacacacctccttctctctttcttttcccctggccagttggctttccaaagctgagtttagtttgtttagtagatttcttcatcttgcttccatttcctagctgactttcgcgtcgaagctgtgtaatatgataaacatATTTCCAATGTCGGgtggcgtaaaaaaaaaaaaaaaaagtcggggGGCATttttccgctcagttttaaaatataacgtgatgataaagggattatgtggactttattttcagaataacaaatgagaatgcatgctgatctttccaccaatcaaagtcagaacgaccatttcatcttatattaatttgacatttctctgaattaaaaataaataaataaataactaaaaataaataattaaaaaaacaccggggaaaataccgaggtcatgacctgtgtgtcctcaatgctggttacggcactgTGTATCACTGAAAACTAACAACTTCAAAAATGTACTGTTATGGTTACCTTCCATTGGTTTGACGATCTGAAGCTTCTCGGGGAGGAAGGTCTTGAAAATGCTGGAGCTGAAGGAGATATCCGACAGGTTGGAGTAGGAGGAGAGCGTGCTGCCCATCGGCGAGCTGCTGCCGCTGCCCTCCCAGTCCGCCTCCGCCCCGGCCAGGGCCTGCAGCTTCTTCTCACGCTCCGCCTGAAAGAACTGACGCTCGCACAGGAAGTTCTGCCGCCGCAAGGAGAGGCGGTGAAGCGCTCTGGTGAGGTCGTTTCCTCCCGGAGAGCCGGGCTGGCCCATCTGCACCTCCTCCCTGCAAGCACAGAGGCACGCTGTGATCTGAAACCAGTTTCATCCTAAATTCAGTGTGATCTGAAACCAGTTTCATCCTAAGTTCAGTGTGATCTGAAACCAGTTTCATCCTAAATTAAGTGTGATCTGAAACCAGTTTCATCCTAAATTCAGTGTGATCTGAAACCAGTTTCATCCTAAATTCAGTGTGATCTGAAACCAGTTTCATCTTAAGTTCAGAGTGATCTGAAACCAGTTTCACCCTAAGTTCAGAGTGATCTGAAACCAGTTTCATCTTAAGTTCAGAGTGATCTGAAACCAGTTTCATCCTAAGTTCAGTGTGATCTGAAACCAGTTTCATCTTAAGTTCAGAGTGATCTGAAACCAGTTTCATCCTAAGTTCAGTGTGATCTGAAACCAGTTTCATCCTAAATTCAGTGTGATCTGAAACCAGTTTCATCTTAAGTTCAGTGTGATCTGAAAGCAGTTTCATCCTAAGTTCAGAGTGATCTGAAACCAGTTTCATCCTAAATTCAGTGTGATCTGAGACCAGTTTCATCTTAAGTTCAGTGTGATCTGAAACCAGTTTCATCCTAAGTTCAGAGTGATCTGAAACCAGTTTCATCCTAAGTTCAGAGTGATCTGAAACCAGTTTCATCCTAAATTCAGTGTGATCTGAGACCAGTTTCATCTTAAGTTCAGTGTGATCTGAAACCAGTTTCATCCTAAATTCAGTGTGATCTGAAACCAGTTTCATCCTAAGTTCAGAGTGATCTGAAACCAGTTTCATCCTAAGTTCAGTGTGATCTGAAACCAGTTTCATCCTAAATTCAGTGTGATCTGAAACCAGTTTCATCTTAAGTTCAGTGTGATCTGAAACCAGTTTCATCCTAAATTCAGTGTGATCTGAAACCAGTTTCATCCTAAGTTCAGTGTGATCTGAAACCAGTTTCATTATAAGTTCAGTGTGATCTGAAACCAGTTTCACCATAAGTTCAGAGTGATCTGAAACCAGTTTCATCTTAAGTTTAGTGTGATCTGAAACCAGTTTCATCCTAAATTCAGTGTGATCTGAGACCAGTTTCATCCTAAGTTCAGAGTGATCTGAAACCAGTTTCATCCTAAATTCAGTGTGATCTGAGACCAGTTTCATCTTAAGTTCAGTGTGATCTGAAACCAGTTTCATCCTAAGTTCAGTGTGATCTGAAAGCAGTTTCATCCTAAATTCAGTGTAATCTGAAACCAGTTTCATTCTAAGTTCAGTGTGATCTGAAACCAGTTTCATCTTAAGTTCAGTGTGATCTGAAACCAGTTTCATCCTAAATTCAGTGTGATCTGAAAGCAGTTTCATCCTAAATTCAGTGTGATCTGAAAGCAGTTTCATCCTAAATTCAGTGTAATCTGAAAGCAGTTTCATCCTAAGTTCAGTGTGATCTGAAACCAGTTTCATCCTAAATTCAGTGTGATCTGAAACCAGTTTCATCCTAAGTTCAGTGTGATCTGAAACCAGTTTCATCTTAAGTTCAGTGTGATCTGAAACCAGTTTCATCCTAAGTTCAGTGTGATCTGAAACCAGTTTCATCCTAAATTCAGTGTGATCTGAAACCAGTTTCATCCTAAATTCAGTGTGATCTGAAACCAGTTTCATCCTAAGTTCAGTGTGATCTGAAAGCAGTTTCATCCTAAATTCAGTGTAATCTGAAACCAGTTTCATTCTAAGTTCAGTGTGATCTGAAACCAGTTTCATCTTAAGTTCAGTGTGATCTGAAACCAGTTTCATCCTAAATTCAGTGTGATCTGAAAGCAGTTTCATCCTAAATTCAGTGTGATCTGAAAGCAGTTTCATCCTAAATTCAGTGTAATCTGAAAGCAGTTTCATCCTAAGTTCAGTGTGATCTGAAACCAGTTTCATCCTAAATTCAGTGTGATCTGAAACCAGTTTCATCCTAAGTTCAGTGTGATCTGAAACCAGTTTCATCTTAAGTTCAGTGTGATCTGAAACCAGTTTCATCCTAAGTTCAGTGTGATCTGAAACCAGTTTCATCTTAAGTTCAGTGTGATCTGAAACCAGTTTCATCCTAAGTTCAGTGTGATCTGAAACCAGTTTCATCTTAAGTTCAGTGTGATCTGAAACCAGTTTCATCCTAAGTTCAGTGTGATCTGAAACCAGTTTCATCCTAAATTCAGTGTGATCTGAAACCAGTTTCATCCTAAATTCAGTGTGATCTGAAACCAGTTTCATTATAAATTCAGTGTGATCTGAAACCAGTTTCATCCTAAGTTCAGTGTGATCTGAAAGCAGTTTCATCCTAAGTTCAGTGTGATCTGAAACTCGTTTCATTCTAAGTTCAGTGTGATCTGAAAGCAGTTTCATCCTAAGTTCAGTGTGATCTGAAACCCGTTTCATCCTAAGTTCAGTGTGATCTGAAACCCGTTTCATCCTAAGTTCAGTGTGATCTGAAACCAGTTTCATCCTAAATTCAGAGCAAAAGCCATGAAAGCGGCTTTTCTTTTACCCCCGAGCAGACTGGAAGGGCTGGGCCGTCATCACCAGAGCGCTCTGACCAGAGCCAGGGATGGGGGGGGTGGCCGGAGCGGAGCGGGGTGCCGAGGCGTTGATGGAGCGAACCGTCTGGAAGACCCGCTTCTGGGAAACTCTGCAGGAAGACGAGGTCGGATGTCAGAGAGCAGAACCGACAGGCTGAACTAAAGGCTGCAtgtgggtttctgacctttggtCCTCAAAGGCAGTCTCCTCGTCTACACTCAGCTCCCTCCTCATGGTGCCCTCGATCTCTGCAGCCAAGGaatcctgcacacacacacatccttgtTAACCTCCCACTGCAGGACCGAAATGAGTTTAGTGAGTTGTGGGGTCCACCCTTTCTAGTGATCCtagaactatgaaaaaaaaataaaatcaggcaAGTTccaaaaaaaatcttgacattaaaaatcactttcaataaacacaatttgaaactttattttaCGTGTTAGTTTTTCGCTACCAAATGggccaagttaaaaaaaatgcatgagGCAAGTTGGGAGAGCATCCCAAGCTGCTTTAAAGTGGTTTCCAATGTGGGGTCCAGGATTTTGGGCCCCACGAAGACACAGGGCCCCACTTTGTTGGTGGGCTTCCTGTCCCAGGACCCTCCAAGGTAACAAAaacaagtacacacacacaagaacaaCTTCAACACGTCATCATCTCTCCTATCTGAATCTTTGTTTCACGTGGGGGGGGATTTCTCACCATGGGGCAGAGGCTGTAAGAGAGGTGCCGTCGCATCCCGGCAGACGGACTGTTTTTACTGCGGAGCTCTTTGATCTCTTCCTGTGACTCGTGGAGCATTTCTTCACACTCCATGTTCCTCTCTGCCAGCTCGTTCAGctgcagcaaacacacacacaatcacacacacgtaaacacataaacacacacacattaacacaggTAACCTTCATAGATGGGATACGAGAGCCTCTGTGAGcaccacaacgcagagatggggactcgactcactgtgacttg from Odontesthes bonariensis isolate fOdoBon6 chromosome 11, fOdoBon6.hap1, whole genome shotgun sequence includes:
- the trak2 gene encoding trafficking kinesin-binding protein 2 isoform X3, with protein sequence MPVLNIHDEEVFDNCAVEAYLALEPSSYSHPGSQSLSKVLSSDRVEQMTKTYNDIEVVTHLLAERDRDLELAARIGQSLLQRNHLLQERNDALEEQLAQAVDQVHQLQHELSKKDELLRMVASASEESETDSSVSTPQRQPQLPGGTSAAAALVQLESLQNKLQDLEEENLTLRSEASQLKRDTMTYEEQEQQLVSDCVKELRESNSQMVSLTDELSHKNEELLRHQEEIAQLLSQIVELQHRVKELALEKEELRIHLQASKDAQRQLTAELNELAERNMECEEMLHESQEEIKELRSKNSPSAGMRRHLSYSLCPMDSLAAEIEGTMRRELSVDEETAFEDQRVSQKRVFQTVRSINASAPRSAPATPPIPGSGQSALVMTAQPFQSARGEEVQMGQPGSPGGNDLTRALHRLSLRRQNFLCERQFFQAEREKKLQALAGAEADWEGSGSSSPMGSTLSSYSNLSDISFSSSIFKTFLPEKLQIVKPMEGSLTLHHWQQLAKPHLATILDPHPGVVTKGFRPLAQDAVYRLSDMEEDEEDEGHRRTAVLEKGAAEQGKEVDEEEEGGITFKVRCSSTPEDRKDRQTPPTLSLSPGTPSTCPTPRRASETCDQSPPPIPGAPPATVQSQSQISTSAASSFVLNPGKCQSSTFSTYTITTCRILHPSDITQVTPSSQSSLLAHTPSSMRTGPSTPVTPCRLSLGDSFPPQRPSVPPSGLTKLVLERGISAHVSSDSPPSLLKPAPQQPLLRLLPSTPPNSPSHSPAPSPVPAESRQHPTDNFLASRPAELFLQDVYGLNLGRAPHPDLPSPSQEALVPPSKLGRTRPDPVSVGLVERLRRLGFAKVLHGADSDAAGPRPDSTFISAGGGSLLDGLRRNQSLPAMIGARAGSRSAGNPPPPPHPTSLAIPPPAWGNLKERRRHLVSISHHPPRSSAKP
- the trak2 gene encoding trafficking kinesin-binding protein 2 isoform X2; this translates as MFEVKPRPVEKKESSTETDEGLGSSGRHYCSGSLGSGSAGSGSMYLSDSQDWVVSPSCSPDEGPGQQNAISPMLAEETLRYMILSSDRVEQMTKTYNDIEVVTHLLAERDRDLELAARIGQSLLQRNHLLQERNDALEEQLAQAVDQVHQLQHELSKKDELLRMVASASEESETDSSVSTPQRQPQLPGGTSAAAALVQLESLQNKLQDLEEENLTLRSEASQLKRDTMTYEEQEQQLVSDCVKELRESNSQMVSLTDELSHKNEELLRHQEEIAQLLSQIVELQHRVKELALEKEELRIHLQASKDAQRQLTAELNELAERNMECEEMLHESQEEIKELRSKNSPSAGMRRHLSYSLCPMDSLAAEIEGTMRRELSVDEETAFEDQRVSQKRVFQTVRSINASAPRSAPATPPIPGSGQSALVMTAQPFQSARGEEVQMGQPGSPGGNDLTRALHRLSLRRQNFLCERQFFQAEREKKLQALAGAEADWEGSGSSSPMGSTLSSYSNLSDISFSSSIFKTFLPEKLQIVKPMEGSLTLHHWQQLAKPHLATILDPHPGVVTKGFRPLAQDAVYRLSDMEEDEEDEGHRRTAVLEKGAAEQGKEVDEEEEGGITFKVRCSSTPEDRKDRQTPPTLSLSPGTPSTCPTPRRASETCDQSPPPIPGAPPATVQSQSQISTSAASSFVLNPGKCQSSTFSTYTITTCRILHPSDITQVTPSSQSSLLAHTPSSMRTGPSTPVTPCRLSLGDSFPPQRPSVPPSGLTKLVLERGISAHVSSDSPPSLLKPAPQQPLLRLLPSTPPNSPSHSPAPSPVPAESRQHPTDNFLASRPAELFLQDVYGLNLGRAPHPDLPSPSQEALVPPSKLGRTRPDPVSVGLVERLRRLGFAKVLHGADSDAAGPRPDSTFISAGGGSLLDGLRRNQSLPAMIGARAGSRSAGNPPPPPHPTSLAIPPPAWGNLKERRRHLVSISHHPPRSSAKP